One segment of Ipomoea triloba cultivar NCNSP0323 chromosome 12, ASM357664v1 DNA contains the following:
- the LOC115999411 gene encoding uncharacterized protein LOC115999411 has translation MASTNDNMDGENFKWTNEYVVVFCEICIKYIRKHGRGLMKWKEIKEEFEATAKRKISHKSLKNKWNAMKKEWRTWKQLKREETGLGWDPSTHKISGSDEWWEKKIKENSEYKKFRNKSIDPAMDDLWSKLFEDSYANGEGCVAPTMDPQLVQSVDIEDENIENLLYSQDNQHSSQLHDFEVDESSFSSQLHDFEVDESSFQNNFMSEVNHCVGNQLRYRGRKGIPTFNVMAACDFDMCFTFISVGWEGSAHDTRVFVHAISTPSMNFPKPPQEIRVRNTVQPVEYEGLHVVCFECGIIGHREECPPMKMKPVENANMDLNAPPMAEKERAQQSEIAAPPPAAVPDKPRYHS, from the exons ATGGCTTCAACAAATGATAATATGGATGGAGAGAATTTTAAGTGGACCAATGAGTACGTGGTGGTCTTTTGTGAgatttgtatcaaatatattcgAAAGCATGGGCGTGGATTAATGAaatggaaagaaattaaagaagagttTGAAGCTACCGCCAAACGGAAAATTTCACATAAAAGTTTAAAGAATAAGTGGAATGCTATGAAAAAAGAATGGAGAACTTGGAAGCAGCTGAAACGTGAAGAAACTGGTTTAGGGTGGGATCCTAGTACACATAAGATTAGTGGCTCTGATGAATGGTGGGAGAAAAAAATCAAG GAGAACTCCGAGTATAAAAAATTTCGTAATAAATCCATCGATCCTGCAATGGATGATTTGTGGTCTAAATTATTTGAAGATAGCTATGCAAATGGTGAAGGTTGTGTTGCACCCACTATGGATCCTCAATTAGTGCAATCTGTGGATATTGAGGATGAAAATATAGAAA ATTTGTTATATTCTCAGGATAACCAACATTCTTCccaattgcatgattttgaggTAGATGAGTCTTCATTTTCTTCccaattgcatgattttgaggTAGATGAGTCTTCATTTCAGAATAATTTCATGAGTGAGGTGAACCATTGTGTTGGTAACCAATTGCGATATAGAGGGAGAAAAGGAATTCCTACTTTCAATGTCATGGCAGCGTGTGACTTTGATATGTGTTTCACTTTTATATCTGTTGGATGGGAAGGATCCGCACATGATACACGTGTATTTGTTCATGCAATTAGTACACCATCAATGAACTTTCCCAAGCCGCCACAAG AAATCAGGGTCCGAAATACAGTGCAACCAGTGGAATACGAAGGGTTACATGTGGTTTGTTTTGAATGTGGAATCATCGGGCATAGAGAGGAGTGTCCTCCCATGAAGATGAAGCCTGTGGAAAACGCTAACATGGACTTGAACGCTCCGCCGATGGCTGAAAAAGAGAGAGCCCAACAATCGGAGATAGCTGCTCCACCCCCGGCTGCTGTCCCTGATAAGCCCCGCTACCACTCCTAG